Below is a genomic region from Flammeovirgaceae bacterium SG7u.111.
TTACAGTCTTTGTTAAAAGTGTTGTTGCACCAAATTCAGCGAAGCATCGATACGCTATCGGGGGGACGGATTCCCAAAAGACAGCTCATTCTGTTCAAGCAGTTTAGACAATTGGTAGAAGAAAAGTTTGAGCAAAACGTGACAGCGAGTGATTATGCTGAGGAACTCAATGTCACCCAACATCACCTAAACCGGGTAGTGAAAGAGGTAACGGGCAAAACGGCAACCGAAATAATTCGGGCTAGAAGTATGCTAGAAGTCAAGCGGTTACTCACCTTTACCGACCTTACAATCACAGAAGTTTCGGCTTCATTGGGTTACTTCGATAGCTCTTACTTTGCCAAGTTATTTAAAAAAGAAACAGGAAGCTCCCCGAAGGGTTTTAGGAATGAAATGTCCGAAAAATACCGAAACTAGTATTGCTTGTTCTAGTCTGATTTTTAGTTTCCATCCACTTTTGTGACATCTAATTATTTACGAACATAAAAGACATTCATGGAAAAGAGAATTTGGTTAATAACTGGTATTTCGAGCGGGCTAGGTAAAGAAATAGCTGAAAAAGTAATGCTTAATGGTGATTTTGTGGTTGGGACTTTTCGCCAATCCTCACAGGTTAGTGCTTTTAACAAGGAAAATAATGGTAGTGCTTTTGCCATAAAAATGGATGTGGCCGATGCCAATGAGGTGCAAAAGGCTATAGAATTGATAACGGAAAAGTTCGGAAGGGTAGATGTATTGGTGAACAATGCTGGGTTTGGAATAGCGGGGGCAGTGGAAGAAACCAGCGAGGAGGAAACCAGAAAAGTGTTTGAAGCAAATTTTTACGGCGCTTTGCGAATGACTCAAGGTATTTTACCGCTTATGCGAAAGCAAAAGGCGGGACACATTATCCAAATTTCATCTCATTCAGGTTTCAAATCATTCCCGGGATTTGGGATTTATAGTGCGAGCAAGTTTGCATTGGAAGGTTTTAGCGAAGCTGTGGCAATTGAAACTGCTCCTCTGGGAATTAAGGTAACCATTGTCGAGCCAGGTCCGTTCCGAACTGATTTCGCTGGAAGGAGTTTTGCCTTGGCAGCAAGGGAAATAGCAGATTATGCAGGTACTGCGGGTGTTTTTCGACAAAAAATAAAAGGGGTGGACGGAAAGCAAGAAGGTGATCCGAAAAAAGCAGCACAAGCTATTTTTGACTTGGTTGGTTTGGAAAACCCTCCGCTGAGGTTGCCGCTTGGAAAAATAGCTGTAGGAACTTTGCAGGCAAAATTAGATTCTGTTCAAAAAGATGTGGACGGGTTTAGAGAAATTGCGGAAAGTGTGGTGTTTGAATAAGGGGAATAAATTCTGGCCTGTTGCAATCCACAGCAGACCAGAATTGTTTTTTACTCATCGCGTAAGCAATCTACAGGATTGAGCAATGCTGCCCGTATAGAGTGGAAGCTGATAGTGAACAGGGCGATGGCTGCTGCCAGTACCGCAGCTACTACAAATACCGTTGGTGTCAAAATTGTTCTGTACTCAAAGTTTTCCAACCAGTTGCTAGTAAGCCAATAAGCAAGCGGCCAAGCCAACAAATTAGCTATAAGTACAAGTTTCATGAATTCGGTAGAAAGCATTAGAATGATGCGGGGAATGCTGGAACCCAATACTTTTCGGATGCCAATTTCCCTTGTGCGCTGCTCGGCTATGAAAGCAGCTAAGCCAAACAAGCCTAGGCAGGCGATGAACACAGCCAGCCAGGCAAAGCCTGTGATGAGCTTGGAAAAATGGACTTCGTTTTCGTAAAGCTGGGCAAATTCTTCATCGAAAAAGGTGTATTCAAAAGGATCGGTTGGATAGACTTCTTTCCATGTCTCTTCGATCTTTGCCAGAGTATTTTCCATCCCATTGGTCGCAACTTTTGCCACCACTCTGTTTGGGCTAGGGTTGTTCACAATCACTAGTGGCTCAATCTTGTGGCGCATGGAGGCAAAATGAAAGTCTTGCACCAAGCCAACAACGGTATATTCCGTTTGCCCAATGTTCACTTTTTTGCCCACAGGATTTTCCCAATCAAAAGAACTTGCAGCAGCTTGGTTCAAGATCATGGCTGCATCCTCGTCCGTTTGGAAATCTTTGGAGAAGTTTCTTCCTTCTAGTATTTCCATTTTCATGGTCGGGATGAATTGTTCGTCGCATGACATGATGCTATAGATCCACGGATCATCGTCGGAAGTGTAACCTTCGGGAATTACCCTCGTTCTGCCAAAGCCCTGGCCTGGAAGTGAAGATGCCCTACCGATGTCGGAAATTTCAGGATAAGCTTTGAGAGCAGTCAAAAATTCCTCCCCTTTTTCGCTCATTTCTCTGTTGTTGAACCTGAACTGGAGCACCTGTTCCTCGTCAAAGCCTTTATTTTTCGATTTGATATAATCGAGCTGGTTATAGACCGTAAGCGCACCAATAATCATGACGATAGAAACGGCAAATTGGGAAACCACCAAGATCCTACGCAAGGCAGCTCCCTTTCTGCTGGTAGCAAATTTACCTTTCAGCACTTGGGTAGGTTGGAAAGCCGTGAGCATAAAAGCGGGGTAAATACCGGCAAGAATACCTAGTAATAAAACAAAAATGATAATTCCTCCCACAATCAGGGGAGAGGAAAAGATGAAATTGAGAGCTGTTCCGTTGATGGGAAGCTCAACAAAACTATCCACTATACCAACGGTGAGCAAAGCGATGATCATGGAAAACAGACACATAAGAATGGCTTCGCTCAAATGCTGGAAAATTAATTCGCCACGCCTTGAGCCTAGCACCTTCCTTATTCCTACTTCCCGTGCACGTTTGGCAGAGCGGGCTGTAGTGAGGTTCATGAAGTTAAATGCAGCGATGATGATCACAAAAATGGCGACTGCCCCTAGCGAAAATACATAATCGAGGCTGCCTTTGTTGTTGTTCATGCCATCAAACAAAACGCCTTCCGATTTGAGGTGCGTATCTGCGAGGGGTTGCAGCGTAACTTTGAAGTTGCTCCCCACCTCGTGCGCTCGGATAATTTCCTCCATTTTGGCTTCCACTGCTTCTTCGCTGCTTGCATCGTTCAGCACTGCATACGAACTCATACTGATGTTGTTCCAAGAGTTGAGGTATTGCATCAGGCTGGTGTCGCTCTCGGCAGCTACCATGGCTACCATTACATCCATGGTGAGGTGAGTAGGCAGGTCAGAATCTGCCATAATACCCACTATTTCGTAGTCATTATCATCGTTCATTCTGAAGCTTTTGCCCATGGCTGTAGCAATATCTCCAAATGTTTTTTTTGCCATAGCCTCGGTCATTACTGCGGTGTATGGTTTTTCAAAAGCAGTATTTTCGTCGCCTTCTATCAACTGATAATTGAAAACATCGAAAAAGCCATCTTCTACGTAGAGCAAGTTTTCGGCAAAGAACTTTTTGTCTTTGTGCTGTAGCATTGTCCTCCCATTGCTGTTGATCCTCACCGTTTTTTCTACCTCGGGCAATTCGTCTTGCATAGTTGGCGCCAAAGCAGGGAGGGTAATCCCCACCAAGTTGCTCGATACGCCAAGTGCCTCGTCGATAGTGAGCACCCGAAATGTCCTTTTAGAATTGTGGTGGTGCTTGTCGTACGAAGTTTCGTGTAGTACATACAGGAGGATGAGCAAGCAACAAGCCATCCCGATGGAAAGCCCTACGATATTGAGCAGGGAGGTTTGGGCTGAGCGGCGGAGATGCCTAATAGCGGTAACGAAGTAGTTTTTCAACATGGTTTATGTAAGTTGGGGTTGACACTTGTTTCAAATACTATCAAATTAGACTTTCCCTTGTTGCTATTCAAGAGTAACTTTTTCGAGTGGGGATTTTTTTTGATGGGAGGTGTGTGGTGGGAAAGTTTATTTGGGAAACAATAAGCGAATATGGCTTATTAACATATTAAAGGAGTATAAGTAAGGCATTAAAGTAGGTTTGGAATACAACAAACTACAAACTATCTTTGGACAATTAGAACCACATCATATTAACCTTCCTCAACCCATAGGAATCTTCCTTCCCTTTTGCTTAGGGTATACTTTCCGTAAGGTATTTTTTGATTCACAATCAGCTTTTATACAATTATGAAGATGAGAAAACTAATTCTAATTACTTTTTTAGCATATCTAGGTCAGGGGCTTGCCTACTCCCAAATAATATTCGAGCAAGGGTATTTTATTGATAATGACGGGAAGAAAACAGAGTGCTATATTAAAAATTTGGACTGGAAGAATAACCCTACGAAATTTGAGTACAAACTAGCGGCAACTGGCGATATTCTACATGCTTCTATTAAAACAGTGAAGGAGTTTGGAGTAGCACCTCGTATCAAATATCAACGGTTTACTGTGGAGATAGATAAAACACCAAGCCAACTTAGCGACCTAGACCAAAATAGATCTTATAAGTTTGAGAAAGCTACCTTGTTTTTAAAGCCTTTGGTAGAGGGAATGGCGAATCTTTATCTGTACGAAGCGCCCAAGTTTAGGAAGTACTTTTTTAGTGTGGATGGCTTAAGCATAGAGCAGTTAAGGTACAAACAGTATTATGCGGAAGAGGGTAATATAGGGGAAAATGAGGCATATAAACAGCAACTAATAGCCTATATGCCATCAGCCAACATTTCGAAGGTAGAGATCATGAAATTAGACTATAAGGAAAATGATTTGATAAGGATATTCAATAAGTATAATAGGGAAGAAACTGGTGGAGAGTATGTAGAAAAAGAGGTTGAAAAGACCTTGACATCTTTCAAAGTTAAGGTTGGCCTAGAGTATTCTAGCTTGAAGATAGATAGTTATTTAGTACCAAATAAGTTATACGACCTTGGGAGTACGGAA
It encodes:
- a CDS encoding AraC family transcriptional regulator; this encodes MEEPEIDRVHKHTFYEILWVDEGNSSQTIDYQTYELGMQSLFFISPGQVHVFEEWQPLKGGTILFTEDFFLLNQQNKDTLFELSFLDNVYTNPCLKLSSTEFGEVRRTIELLIKEKNRQEPSLQILQSLLKVLLHQIQRSIDTLSGGRIPKRQLILFKQFRQLVEEKFEQNVTASDYAEELNVTQHHLNRVVKEVTGKTATEIIRARSMLEVKRLLTFTDLTITEVSASLGYFDSSYFAKLFKKETGSSPKGFRNEMSEKYRN
- a CDS encoding ABC transporter permease, yielding MLKNYFVTAIRHLRRSAQTSLLNIVGLSIGMACCLLILLYVLHETSYDKHHHNSKRTFRVLTIDEALGVSSNLVGITLPALAPTMQDELPEVEKTVRINSNGRTMLQHKDKKFFAENLLYVEDGFFDVFNYQLIEGDENTAFEKPYTAVMTEAMAKKTFGDIATAMGKSFRMNDDNDYEIVGIMADSDLPTHLTMDVMVAMVAAESDTSLMQYLNSWNNISMSSYAVLNDASSEEAVEAKMEEIIRAHEVGSNFKVTLQPLADTHLKSEGVLFDGMNNNKGSLDYVFSLGAVAIFVIIIAAFNFMNLTTARSAKRAREVGIRKVLGSRRGELIFQHLSEAILMCLFSMIIALLTVGIVDSFVELPINGTALNFIFSSPLIVGGIIIFVLLLGILAGIYPAFMLTAFQPTQVLKGKFATSRKGAALRRILVVSQFAVSIVMIIGALTVYNQLDYIKSKNKGFDEEQVLQFRFNNREMSEKGEEFLTALKAYPEISDIGRASSLPGQGFGRTRVIPEGYTSDDDPWIYSIMSCDEQFIPTMKMEILEGRNFSKDFQTDEDAAMILNQAAASSFDWENPVGKKVNIGQTEYTVVGLVQDFHFASMRHKIEPLVIVNNPSPNRVVAKVATNGMENTLAKIEETWKEVYPTDPFEYTFFDEEFAQLYENEVHFSKLITGFAWLAVFIACLGLFGLAAFIAEQRTREIGIRKVLGSSIPRIILMLSTEFMKLVLIANLLAWPLAYWLTSNWLENFEYRTILTPTVFVVAAVLAAAIALFTISFHSIRAALLNPVDCLRDE
- a CDS encoding oxidoreductase yields the protein MEKRIWLITGISSGLGKEIAEKVMLNGDFVVGTFRQSSQVSAFNKENNGSAFAIKMDVADANEVQKAIELITEKFGRVDVLVNNAGFGIAGAVEETSEEETRKVFEANFYGALRMTQGILPLMRKQKAGHIIQISSHSGFKSFPGFGIYSASKFALEGFSEAVAIETAPLGIKVTIVEPGPFRTDFAGRSFALAAREIADYAGTAGVFRQKIKGVDGKQEGDPKKAAQAIFDLVGLENPPLRLPLGKIAVGTLQAKLDSVQKDVDGFREIAESVVFE